One genomic segment of Musa acuminata AAA Group cultivar baxijiao chromosome BXJ3-3, Cavendish_Baxijiao_AAA, whole genome shotgun sequence includes these proteins:
- the LOC135633480 gene encoding serine/threonine-protein kinase AFC2-like: protein MDIKCLKEFPHHLVESRPRKRARLGWDVDPLTAAKAHIGMLCGQEVNVKCTVSSEATLDHTCSSKYAKDLHQHASPPWREDDKDGHYKFEVGEDLTSRYKIHGKMGEGTFGQVLECWDREREEMVAIKIIRGIKKYREAAMVEIDMLQQLGKHYKNGSLCVQIRNWFDYRNHICIVFEKLGPSLYDFLRKNNYRSFPIDLVRKFARQLLECVAFMHDMRLIHTDLKPENILLVSPEYIRVPDYKGSFFKRVPKSSAIKVIDFGSTTYDHEDNNYVVSTRHYRAPEVILGLGWSYPCDIWSVGCILVELCSGQTLFQTHDDLEHLAMMESALGPLPSNMLRLADRQKFIRRGRLNWPEGATSRESMKAVLKLPRLQNLVMQHTDNSAGDFINLLQGLLRYHPADRFSANEALLHPFFTRIDKQRSWPCR from the exons ATGGACATCAAGTGCTTGAAAGAGTTCCCTCACCACCTCGTGGAATCCCGCCCCCGGAAGCGCGCGAGGTTAGGGTGGGACGTCGACCCACTCACCGCCGCCAAG GCCCATATAGGTATGTTATGTGGGCAAGAAGTTAATGTGAAGTGCACGGTATCTTCGGAAGCTACTCTGGACCATACTTGTTCTTCGAAGTATGCAAAGGATTTGCATCAACATGCTTCCCCTCCTTGGAGAGAAGATGACAAAGAtggacattacaagtttgaagttGGAGAAGATTTAACCTCTCGCT ATAAAATTCATGGCAAAATGGGTGAAG GTACGTTTGGACAGGTTTTGGAATGCTGGGATAGAGAAAGAGAGGAAATGGTAGCCATCAAAATTATTCGAGGCATCAAGAAGTATAGAGAAGCTGCTATGGTAGAAATTGATATGCTGCAACAGCTTGGGAAGCATTATAAGAATGGAAGTCT TTGTGTGCAAATACGGAACTGGTTTGACTATCGTAACCATATCTGTATT GTATTTGAGAAGCTTGGTCCAAGTTTATATGATTTTCTACGCAAAAACAATTATCGCTCATTTCCAATCGATCTAGTCCGCAAGTTTGCCAGACAATTACTGGAATGTGTAGCAT TCATGCATGATATGCGCCTCATTCACACTGATTTAAAGCCTGAGAACATTCTTCTTGTTTCTCCAGAGTACATCAGAGTACCTGATTACAAA GGTTCCTTCTTTAAGAGAGTGCCAAAATCAAGTGCCATCAAGGTGATTGATTTTGGAAGTACAacttatgatcatgaagacaataaCTATGTGGTCTCGACTAGACATTATCGGGCGCCTGAAGTTATTTTGG GACTTGGATGGAGCTATCCCTGTGATATTTGGAGCGTCGGTTGTATACTTGTTGAACTTTGCTCG GGTCAGACATTATTTCAGACCCATGATGACTTGGAACACTTGGCCATGATGGAAAGTGCGCTAGGACCCTTACCCTCAAACATGCTGAGACTTGCAGA ccGACAGAAGTTTATTCGAAGGGGTCGTTTGAATTGGCCTGAGGGTGCAACCTCAAGGGAGAGTATGAAAGCTGTGCTGAAACTTCCTCGGCTGCAG AATTTGGTGATGCAGCATACGGATAATTCAGCTGGAGATTTCATTAATCTTTTACAAGGGCTTTTGAGATATCACCCTGCAGATAGATTCTCTGCTAACGAAGCTCTCTTGCATCCTTTCTTCACAAGAATTGACAAGCAGAGGTCCTGGCCATGCCGCTGA